One genomic region from Jilunia laotingensis encodes:
- a CDS encoding glycosyltransferase family 2 protein, with product MNDNPLFTIIIPHRDIPELLQRAIDSIPDTSEIQVIVVDNSEKTLLKKNIKPRDNNIEVYYSDCSRFAGGARNVGLEYANGKWILFLDADDFFVKGAFDVLYQYVDSIEELIYFKIDSVYSDTLEKANRGELFSKMIDDYLKGNISEDEIRLKYESPCAKMISRKLITRECLKFDEVIASNDTYFSMLIGYKAVGFKVVPIDIYIATVRRGSLTKRNNIEILLSRYMVTVRYNKYLKEHDKKKFRHSIMAYLFFSMRFGLKYFFKFLWIAFINRQNIFIGYNNWYKTFLRIHKENRLNKKYITT from the coding sequence ATGAACGATAATCCATTGTTTACAATAATTATTCCTCATAGAGATATTCCGGAGTTATTGCAACGTGCTATTGATTCTATTCCTGATACTAGCGAAATACAAGTAATAGTGGTGGATAACAGTGAGAAAACATTGTTGAAAAAGAATATAAAACCAAGAGATAATAATATAGAGGTATATTATTCAGACTGTTCAAGATTTGCAGGAGGAGCGAGAAATGTAGGGCTGGAATATGCAAACGGTAAGTGGATTTTATTTTTAGACGCTGATGACTTTTTTGTTAAAGGTGCATTTGATGTATTATACCAGTATGTAGATTCAATAGAGGAATTGATATATTTTAAGATAGATAGTGTATATTCAGATACATTGGAAAAAGCAAACAGAGGGGAGTTATTCTCAAAAATGATTGATGATTATCTTAAGGGGAATATTTCTGAGGATGAAATAAGATTAAAATATGAAAGCCCTTGTGCTAAGATGATTTCGAGGAAACTTATTACAAGAGAATGTTTGAAATTTGATGAAGTTATAGCTTCAAATGATACTTATTTTTCAATGTTAATTGGATATAAGGCTGTGGGCTTTAAGGTAGTCCCCATTGATATATATATAGCTACGGTCAGAAGAGGTAGCTTAACTAAAAGGAATAATATTGAAATATTGCTGTCAAGATATATGGTTACTGTTAGATATAATAAGTATTTAAAGGAACATGATAAGAAAAAATTTAGACATTCTATTATGGCTTATTTATTCTTTTCAATGCGTTTTGGGCTAAAATACTTTTTTAAATTTTTGTGGATAGCTTTTATAAATAGACAAAATATATTTATTGGATATAATAATTGGTATAAGACATTTTTGCGCATCCATAAAGAAAATAGATTGAATAAAAAGTATATTACTACATAA
- a CDS encoding nucleotide sugar dehydrogenase, with protein sequence MQEVKIAVIGLGYVGLPLARLFSTKYKTVGFDMSQTRVDALMTGHDATLEVSDDLLQAAIDKGFKCTTDIEEIRDCNFYVVAVPTPVDKNHNPDLTPLYGASTTVGKVISKGDIVVYESTVYPGVTEDECIPVVEKVSGLKFNVDFFAGYSPERINPGDKLHTVDKIKKVTSGSTPEIGKRVDEVYASVITAGTHLAPTMKVAEAAKVIENSQRDINIAFVNELSKIFNCMGIDTQDVLDAASTKWNFLPFKPGLVGGHCIGVDPYYLAQCAQGYGYNPEIILAGRRMNDGMGEYVANQVVKLMLKKGIQVLKSNILILGFTFKENCPDVRNTKVIDIYNALQTYNLNITVYDPWANPEIVKREYGIDVVNSLPAEKYDAVILAVSHQIFTDMDVVSLAKQESIIYDVKGFLKPEMVDGRL encoded by the coding sequence ATGCAAGAAGTAAAAATTGCCGTAATCGGTCTCGGTTACGTAGGGCTTCCTTTGGCCCGTTTGTTTTCTACAAAGTATAAAACAGTTGGATTTGACATGAGTCAAACACGTGTTGATGCACTTATGACAGGGCATGATGCGACTTTAGAAGTTTCTGATGATTTGTTACAAGCTGCCATTGATAAAGGATTTAAATGTACGACCGATATTGAGGAAATTCGTGATTGTAATTTTTATGTAGTAGCAGTACCTACCCCTGTTGATAAAAATCATAATCCGGATCTTACTCCGCTCTATGGAGCCAGTACAACTGTTGGAAAAGTGATTTCAAAAGGAGATATTGTGGTATATGAATCAACTGTTTATCCAGGGGTGACGGAAGATGAATGTATTCCAGTGGTAGAAAAGGTTTCCGGATTAAAGTTTAATGTTGACTTTTTTGCAGGTTATTCTCCAGAACGTATCAATCCGGGCGATAAATTACATACAGTTGACAAGATAAAGAAAGTAACATCCGGTTCCACTCCTGAAATAGGTAAAAGAGTGGATGAAGTTTATGCTTCTGTCATTACGGCAGGTACTCATTTAGCACCTACAATGAAGGTTGCCGAAGCTGCAAAGGTAATCGAAAATTCACAACGAGATATTAATATTGCTTTTGTGAATGAGCTATCTAAGATTTTTAACTGTATGGGGATTGATACACAAGATGTTTTAGATGCCGCCAGTACAAAATGGAATTTTCTTCCATTTAAACCGGGATTGGTAGGAGGACATTGTATTGGTGTTGATCCATACTATTTGGCACAATGTGCGCAAGGGTATGGATATAATCCTGAAATAATTCTTGCAGGGCGGAGGATGAATGATGGAATGGGTGAATATGTCGCTAATCAAGTGGTGAAATTGATGCTGAAGAAAGGCATTCAAGTTTTAAAATCCAATATACTGATTCTGGGATTTACATTTAAAGAAAATTGTCCGGATGTGCGTAATACGAAAGTTATTGACATATATAATGCATTGCAAACGTATAATCTGAATATTACAGTATATGATCCTTGGGCAAATCCGGAAATCGTGAAACGGGAATATGGCATAGACGTTGTTAATTCATTACCTGCAGAAAAGTATGATGCTGTCATTTTAGCGGTTTCCCATCAAATATTTACTGACATGGATGTTGTTAGTTTGGCTAAACAAGAATCTATTATCTACGATGTCAAGGGATTCTTGAAGCCGGAAATGGTGGATGGCAGGTTGTAA
- a CDS encoding acetyltransferase — protein MKNLIIIGARGFGREYCNSLKLYENYGKEFIIKGFLDDKVEALDVFSGYPPILSSVEEYEIEEDDIFTCALGDPIYRKKYVNIVKQKGGAFMTLIDSKSIIHPDAQIGEGVMISAFCSISANVTIGDFSTVQPFCNFGHDAIVGSFCAIESYSFMGGFSSIGNNVTLHTRSTILPHIKVGDNSIVGAGSVVLRNVKSNTTVFGVPAKKIDF, from the coding sequence ATGAAAAATCTTATAATCATAGGTGCCAGAGGGTTCGGGCGCGAATATTGCAATAGTTTGAAACTATATGAGAACTATGGCAAGGAATTTATTATCAAAGGCTTTCTTGATGATAAGGTTGAGGCTTTGGATGTTTTTTCCGGGTATCCTCCGATATTAAGTTCCGTTGAAGAGTATGAGATAGAGGAAGATGATATTTTTACCTGTGCATTGGGAGATCCCATATATCGAAAGAAATATGTAAATATAGTAAAACAAAAAGGGGGAGCTTTCATGACTTTGATAGATTCTAAAAGTATCATTCATCCTGATGCACAAATAGGTGAAGGCGTGATGATATCCGCATTTTGTTCCATATCAGCGAATGTGACAATTGGTGATTTTTCCACCGTTCAGCCTTTTTGTAATTTCGGGCATGATGCAATTGTCGGTTCTTTCTGTGCCATTGAATCCTATTCATTCATGGGGGGATTTTCCAGTATCGGAAATAATGTAACCTTGCACACCCGTTCAACCATTCTGCCTCATATTAAGGTTGGCGATAATTCGATAGTGGGAGCCGGTAGTGTCGTATTGAGAAATGTCAAAAGCAATACAACCGTGTTCGGGGTTCCTGCTAAAAAAATAGATTTTTAA
- a CDS encoding SDR family oxidoreductase: MKVLVTGGTGFIGSNLCEYLLAHNYKVVCLDNFSTGKIENILPLLNKYPDTFKLIVGDIRNLSDCQKAVEGVDYVLHEAALGSVPRSIKDPITTNEVNIGGFLNMLIASRDAGVKRFMYAASSSTYGDSKSLPKVEDVIGRPLSPYAITKYVNELYADVFAKTYGIETIGLRYFNVFGRRQDPFGAYAAVIPLFVKKLMALESPVINGDGEYSRDFTYIDNVIQMNMLAMTTDNPEAVNQVYNTAYGERTTLNQLVDYLKEFLSEFDPRIAKIEVVHGANRIGDIPHSLANIDKAKTLLNYNPQFSMYTGLKEAVKWYWENI, translated from the coding sequence ATGAAAGTATTAGTAACAGGGGGAACTGGTTTTATTGGCTCCAACCTATGTGAGTATTTACTAGCTCATAATTATAAAGTTGTTTGTCTTGATAATTTTTCGACAGGTAAAATAGAAAATATTCTTCCCTTGCTTAATAAATATCCCGATACTTTCAAATTAATAGTGGGGGATATTCGTAATCTTTCAGATTGTCAAAAAGCTGTTGAGGGTGTTGATTATGTATTACATGAAGCAGCTCTTGGTTCTGTTCCTCGTTCTATTAAAGATCCTATCACGACAAATGAGGTAAATATAGGTGGTTTCTTGAACATGCTGATTGCATCCCGCGATGCCGGTGTGAAACGCTTTATGTATGCAGCCAGTTCTTCTACTTATGGGGATAGCAAGTCTCTACCTAAAGTGGAAGATGTGATCGGCAGACCTTTGTCGCCCTATGCTATTACGAAATATGTAAATGAATTGTATGCCGACGTATTTGCCAAAACATATGGTATTGAAACAATCGGATTACGTTATTTTAATGTTTTTGGTCGCAGACAAGATCCTTTTGGTGCTTATGCAGCGGTAATTCCTCTATTTGTAAAAAAGTTGATGGCACTCGAAAGTCCGGTAATTAATGGTGATGGGGAGTACAGTCGTGATTTTACCTACATTGACAACGTGATTCAGATGAACATGCTTGCCATGACGACCGATAATCCAGAAGCTGTTAATCAGGTTTATAATACTGCTTATGGAGAACGTACTACGCTAAATCAATTGGTCGATTACTTAAAAGAATTTTTAAGTGAGTTTGATCCAAGGATAGCGAAAATTGAAGTAGTACATGGAGCAAATCGGATAGGTGATATTCCTCATTCTTTGGCAAATATTGATAAGGCTAAAACATTATTGAATTATAATCCTCAATTCAGTATGTATACAGGTTTAAAAGAAGCCGTAAAATGGTATTGGGAGAATATTTGA
- a CDS encoding NAD-dependent epimerase/dehydratase family protein, whose translation MKILITGIHGFVGSNLVVALKDRHTLYGLDIVAPLKEGIKKTFSWNDIEPGAYPLQELPRFDAIIHLAGKAHDLKKQSAAQSYFDINTGLTQKVFDFFLESSASKFIFFSSVKAAADIVVDAMLKEDVIPSPVGPYGESKIAAEKYIQSQLQLADSKLKKDVYILRPSMIHGPGNKGNLNLLYNVVKKGIPWPLGAFENQRSFTSIDNLCYVVEELLIQNVQSGIYHVSDDETMSTNELIITMCDIMGNKSHIWKVNPWLIERFARMGSLFHLPLNTERLSKLTENYVVCNDKIKRALGLEKMPITAKEGLEKTIRSFLTRQNS comes from the coding sequence ATGAAGATACTTATCACTGGAATTCATGGGTTTGTAGGTTCAAACTTGGTGGTAGCTCTAAAAGATCGACATACTCTTTATGGTTTGGATATTGTTGCACCTCTGAAAGAAGGAATCAAAAAAACTTTTTCATGGAATGATATTGAGCCTGGCGCGTATCCTTTACAAGAGCTTCCTCGTTTTGATGCAATCATTCATTTAGCAGGTAAAGCACATGATCTGAAAAAACAATCAGCAGCACAGAGTTATTTTGATATTAATACAGGTTTAACTCAGAAAGTATTTGATTTCTTTTTGGAATCTTCTGCGAGTAAATTTATTTTCTTTAGTTCGGTAAAAGCGGCTGCGGATATTGTCGTTGATGCGATGTTAAAGGAGGATGTAATACCTTCTCCTGTGGGGCCATATGGTGAAAGTAAAATTGCTGCTGAAAAATATATTCAGAGCCAGTTGCAATTAGCGGATAGCAAATTAAAAAAAGACGTGTATATCCTACGTCCCTCTATGATTCATGGGCCTGGAAATAAAGGAAATTTGAATTTACTTTATAATGTTGTGAAGAAAGGAATCCCTTGGCCATTAGGGGCTTTTGAAAATCAGCGTTCATTTACTTCAATTGATAATCTTTGTTATGTTGTAGAGGAATTACTGATTCAAAATGTCCAAAGTGGAATTTATCATGTTAGTGATGATGAAACAATGTCTACCAATGAACTGATTATCACGATGTGTGATATAATGGGCAATAAATCTCATATTTGGAAGGTGAACCCATGGTTGATAGAGCGTTTTGCTCGTATGGGATCACTGTTTCATCTACCTCTCAATACAGAGCGACTTAGTAAATTGACAGAAAATTATGTTGTATGTAATGATAAAATAAAAAGAGCATTAGGATTAGAAAAAATGCCAATTACTGCTAAAGAAGGATTGGAAAAGACTATCCGTAGTTTTTTGACTAGGCAAAACAGCTAA
- a CDS encoding glycosyltransferase — MKILHIIPSLEIGGAERLLSDLLPLLKEQNNSVDLLLFSNDVSFFYNKLKFAGIKIYSLNRRNFYNPLIVINIMQRVRGYDIVHVHLFPSLYWVSIASLFSQSFFFYTEHSTFNKRRNFLFLQYLERIVYKPYHRIISISDETQIALKKWLGIVKEDNRFKVISNGIDLNSIISDKEKFTHEELGIPEDSKILIMVSRFTLAKDQKTLIKSMKYVLKSVHLLLVGDGDTQESCRELASNLGLSNIHFLGKRDDIVKLMNSSDIGIQSSNWEGFGLTALEMMASGLPVIASDVAGLKQVVEGAGLVFEVNNAFDLAQKINDLLNNIPLYNKIKSQSLQRALEYDIRITAQKYLCEYKSIHNV, encoded by the coding sequence ATGAAAATACTTCATATAATACCTTCATTGGAAATTGGAGGTGCTGAAAGATTGTTATCAGATTTATTGCCATTACTAAAAGAGCAAAATAATAGTGTTGATTTATTACTTTTCAGTAATGATGTTTCTTTTTTCTATAATAAATTAAAATTTGCTGGAATTAAAATATACTCATTAAATAGAAGAAACTTCTATAACCCTCTAATAGTTATAAATATAATGCAGCGTGTTAGAGGTTATGACATTGTTCATGTACATTTATTTCCATCACTTTATTGGGTTTCGATTGCATCATTATTTTCACAATCATTTTTTTTCTATACAGAACATTCAACTTTTAATAAAAGAAGGAATTTTTTGTTTCTGCAATATCTTGAACGCATAGTTTATAAACCTTATCACCGAATAATATCTATTAGTGATGAAACTCAAATTGCTTTAAAAAAATGGCTTGGTATAGTAAAAGAAGACAATCGTTTTAAAGTCATTTCTAATGGAATTGATTTAAATAGTATCATCTCTGATAAAGAGAAGTTTACTCATGAAGAACTTGGTATTCCAGAAGATTCTAAGATTTTAATTATGGTATCAAGATTCACATTAGCAAAGGATCAGAAAACACTTATAAAATCGATGAAATATGTACTAAAGAGTGTGCATTTATTACTTGTTGGAGATGGTGATACTCAGGAATCATGTAGAGAATTAGCTTCTAATTTGGGACTTTCCAATATTCATTTTTTAGGTAAGAGAGATGATATTGTGAAACTGATGAATTCCTCTGATATTGGCATTCAGTCTTCAAATTGGGAAGGTTTTGGATTAACGGCTTTAGAAATGATGGCATCTGGATTGCCTGTAATAGCGTCTGATGTAGCTGGTTTAAAACAGGTTGTGGAGGGTGCTGGGTTAGTGTTTGAAGTTAATAATGCTTTTGATTTAGCTCAGAAAATAAATGATTTGTTGAATAATATTCCTTTGTATAACAAAATTAAGAGTCAGAGTTTACAACGTGCATTGGAATATGATATAAGAATAACTGCACAGAAATATTTATGTGAATACAAGTCAATCCATAATGTGTAA
- a CDS encoding EpsG family protein, protein MIVLSRYSSRCFYKGKCIESNWALFFLLFFYSLIFGLRYGVGIDHLAYLEKYLLLQDYDFSFPTDVGFFVITDCFAKLNVHYSIYFGFLAFMQLFFIYYFFKDDRRVYPYITFVFITSCQWLIFMNGIRQELAFTVFLLGIKYIENQKFFKYLIVVLIASSIHKSAIMLILFYPLLKNKSYFSNILIQLLLLFVAFVLLKIDIVEDLIMKFDNIALFMGYSHYIDQVKEGNLDYITSDMAMGVGSYIILIIDVCIILYSNQVKQYFKKRCFYIIYDIYFIGVLWHYIFLKSLIMSRPNFYMYGFQFVMGTLTLFYLFQKMSVSKMKEFILIVFLCLHISLFSANMYRMKENTAKYYFFWQEKQYKLND, encoded by the coding sequence ATGATTGTATTGTCTCGATATTCTTCGCGTTGTTTTTATAAAGGAAAGTGTATTGAAAGTAATTGGGCTTTATTTTTTTTGCTATTTTTTTATTCATTGATATTTGGATTAAGATATGGGGTCGGAATAGACCATTTGGCTTATCTGGAGAAATATCTATTATTACAAGATTATGATTTTTCTTTTCCAACGGATGTTGGCTTTTTTGTTATAACAGATTGTTTTGCGAAATTAAACGTTCATTATTCAATTTATTTCGGATTCTTGGCATTTATGCAGCTGTTTTTCATTTATTATTTTTTTAAAGATGATAGAAGAGTATACCCTTATATAACTTTTGTTTTTATTACTAGTTGTCAATGGTTGATTTTTATGAATGGTATAAGACAGGAATTAGCGTTTACTGTTTTTCTTTTAGGGATAAAGTATATTGAAAATCAGAAATTTTTTAAATACTTAATTGTTGTTTTAATTGCCTCATCAATTCATAAATCTGCAATCATGTTGATTTTATTTTATCCTTTATTGAAAAACAAGTCATATTTTTCAAATATTCTAATTCAATTACTTTTACTATTTGTTGCTTTTGTGCTATTAAAAATAGATATTGTAGAAGATTTGATTATGAAATTTGACAATATAGCTTTATTCATGGGATATTCTCATTATATAGATCAGGTAAAGGAGGGCAATCTGGATTATATTACTTCCGATATGGCTATGGGAGTGGGATCTTATATAATATTAATTATTGATGTATGTATAATTTTATATAGCAACCAGGTAAAACAGTATTTCAAAAAAAGATGTTTTTATATAATTTATGATATTTATTTTATAGGTGTATTATGGCACTACATTTTTCTTAAAAGTTTAATAATGTCCCGTCCTAATTTTTATATGTATGGATTCCAGTTTGTAATGGGAACGTTGACTTTATTTTATTTATTTCAAAAAATGTCAGTAAGTAAAATGAAAGAATTTATTTTAATAGTATTCTTGTGCTTACATATCAGTCTATTTTCTGCCAATATGTATCGAATGAAAGAAAACACGGCAAAATATTATTTCTTTTGGCAGGAAAAACAATATAAACTTAATGATTAA
- a CDS encoding DUF2334 domain-containing protein, with product MKRFYLIRLDDACPTMDVVKWDKIEKMLDKYHIKPMVGIVPANNDYALKIDKYDDNFWEKVKSWEDKNWTIALHGFDHSYISKDGGINPLWERSEFAGVSIEKQKDKIKKGIRILTDKNIVPKYFFAPSHTFDLNTLEALESESMIRIISDTIAFKPYSKYGFIFIPQQFGSLRDVKLGGYWTYCLHPNTMFENEFLQLEHFLSKNYASFISFEEVPIDGLKDRDLFEKMLNYIYFFLRKIRK from the coding sequence ATGAAGCGTTTTTATTTAATTAGATTAGATGATGCATGTCCTACAATGGATGTTGTGAAATGGGATAAAATAGAAAAGATGCTGGATAAGTATCATATTAAACCGATGGTGGGGATAGTCCCGGCTAATAATGATTATGCTTTAAAAATAGACAAATATGATGATAATTTTTGGGAAAAGGTTAAAAGCTGGGAAGATAAGAATTGGACGATTGCTTTACATGGTTTTGATCATTCTTATATATCAAAAGATGGAGGGATAAATCCTTTATGGGAACGTTCAGAATTTGCAGGTGTTAGTATTGAGAAGCAAAAGGATAAAATTAAGAAGGGCATAAGAATATTAACTGATAAAAATATAGTTCCGAAATATTTTTTTGCACCTAGTCATACTTTTGATCTAAACACTCTTGAAGCATTGGAAAGTGAATCAATGATTAGAATAATAAGTGATACAATTGCTTTCAAACCATATAGTAAATATGGTTTTATTTTTATTCCACAACAGTTTGGCTCCTTACGTGATGTTAAGTTAGGAGGGTATTGGACTTATTGTCTCCATCCTAATACTATGTTCGAAAATGAGTTTCTGCAACTAGAACATTTTCTATCCAAAAATTATGCCTCATTCATTTCATTTGAAGAAGTTCCGATTGATGGATTAAAAGATCGTGATCTTTTTGAGAAAATGTTGAATTATATTTACTTCTTTTTGAGGAAGATTCGTAAATGA
- a CDS encoding glycosyltransferase family 4 protein encodes MKRKIFYVANVDWFFISHRLPLALHALEQDYEVYLLSLDTGRRQELEAKGIHFINIPFKRSGSNPFHELKCIFLLYRYYNRYKPEIIHHITLKASLLGSLAGKMVGNHHIINAISGLGYNFTDGRDGWLQKAIKLFIRLAFKSKNISFILQNPDDVELIKGLDLVPFSRIFLIKGSGVNLDEYSYFKASDEFPLKVLFPARILLDKGVMEFIEAAKILESEFLGKAKFILAGDCDKENLSVLGEEELQKFLVKDYIEWIGFQKNMKLIYQNSSIVILPSYREGLPKSLIEACSVGRPIITTDVPGCRECVEDGVNGYLVPAKDADSLADAIKLLLMDAEKRDEFGRNSRLLAEKEFSIDKVIDLTFNIYNKYLESNWP; translated from the coding sequence ATGAAAAGGAAAATATTTTATGTAGCCAATGTCGATTGGTTTTTTATTTCACATCGGTTACCTCTTGCACTTCATGCTCTTGAACAGGACTATGAGGTTTATCTCCTTTCATTAGATACAGGTCGCAGACAAGAATTGGAGGCAAAAGGAATCCATTTTATAAATATACCCTTTAAACGTTCCGGCAGTAACCCTTTTCATGAGTTAAAATGTATCTTTCTACTGTATAGATATTATAACCGGTATAAGCCTGAAATTATCCATCACATCACACTTAAAGCTTCATTGTTAGGCTCGCTGGCAGGGAAAATGGTGGGTAATCATCATATAATAAATGCGATAAGCGGACTTGGATATAACTTTACCGATGGACGTGATGGTTGGTTGCAGAAAGCAATAAAACTATTTATCAGGTTAGCTTTCAAGAGTAAGAATATTTCGTTTATTCTCCAGAATCCGGATGATGTGGAATTGATAAAAGGACTTGACTTGGTTCCTTTTTCCCGGATTTTTTTGATTAAGGGATCCGGGGTGAATTTAGATGAATATTCTTACTTCAAAGCATCTGATGAGTTTCCGCTAAAAGTCTTATTTCCTGCTAGAATTCTACTTGATAAAGGTGTGATGGAATTCATTGAGGCAGCAAAAATACTTGAAAGTGAATTTTTGGGAAAAGCTAAATTTATACTAGCCGGTGATTGTGATAAGGAGAATTTGTCTGTTCTAGGTGAAGAAGAATTACAAAAGTTCCTTGTAAAAGATTATATTGAATGGATCGGTTTCCAAAAAAATATGAAGTTGATCTATCAGAATAGTTCGATAGTCATACTTCCTTCGTATCGTGAAGGATTACCGAAATCGTTGATAGAAGCTTGTTCTGTGGGGCGTCCCATTATAACTACAGATGTGCCGGGTTGCAGAGAATGTGTGGAAGATGGAGTTAATGGATACTTGGTTCCTGCAAAAGATGCCGATTCTTTAGCAGATGCAATAAAATTATTGCTTATGGATGCTGAAAAGAGAGATGAGTTCGGAAGAAATTCTCGTCTGCTGGCAGAAAAAGAATTTTCCATAGACAAAGTAATTGATTTGACTTTTAATATTTATAATAAATACTTGGAGAGTAATTGGCCATGA
- a CDS encoding 3-oxoacyl-ACP synthase III family protein, protein MSAFIKAISYYLPGRVLDNHELVTEFPEWTVEKVASKVGISERHISAPDETATDMAVKAAEKLFAEHSEIKCAEIDFVMLCTQSPDYFLPTSACMIQDRLGLNTHCGALDFNLGCSGYVYGLSLSKGLLAAGIARNVLLLTSETYTKYIHFKDKGNRTIFADAASATLISGNGFAEIGDFSLGTDGRGADNLIVRSGCARYPKPFRDIVYDENGNPVSSDHLYMNGSEIFNFTLETVPVLVADILVKNNVAQNDIDLFVFHQANKYMMNFLRRKLKIEEDKFYYSLDKFGNTVSSTIPIALKEAAREHKLDGKVLLAGFGVGYSWGGAVLTVNSRRL, encoded by the coding sequence ATGTCGGCATTTATAAAAGCAATTTCCTATTATTTGCCCGGAAGAGTTCTGGACAATCATGAGCTGGTTACTGAGTTTCCGGAGTGGACTGTTGAAAAGGTGGCATCTAAAGTCGGTATTTCAGAGCGTCACATCTCGGCTCCCGATGAGACTGCCACCGACATGGCTGTAAAGGCTGCCGAGAAACTCTTTGCAGAACACAGTGAAATAAAGTGTGCTGAAATTGATTTTGTGATGCTATGTACACAAAGTCCGGATTATTTTTTACCTACATCTGCCTGTATGATTCAGGATAGATTGGGATTGAATACCCATTGTGGAGCATTGGATTTTAATTTGGGGTGTTCGGGATATGTTTATGGTTTATCGCTGTCTAAAGGTTTGCTTGCAGCGGGTATTGCTCGCAATGTGCTACTTTTAACCTCTGAAACATATACCAAGTACATTCACTTCAAAGATAAGGGCAACCGTACTATTTTTGCGGATGCAGCATCTGCCACCTTGATATCAGGTAATGGATTCGCAGAAATTGGTGATTTCTCGCTCGGTACCGATGGGAGAGGAGCAGATAATCTAATCGTACGCAGTGGTTGTGCAAGATATCCCAAACCGTTTCGCGATATCGTCTATGATGAGAATGGTAATCCGGTTTCGAGTGATCATCTTTATATGAATGGCAGCGAAATATTTAATTTTACCCTTGAGACAGTTCCGGTTCTGGTGGCAGATATATTGGTTAAAAACAATGTCGCACAAAATGATATTGATTTATTTGTCTTTCACCAGGCAAATAAATATATGATGAATTTTCTGCGTAGAAAACTGAAGATCGAGGAGGACAAATTCTATTATAGCCTTGACAAATTCGGTAACACCGTTTCCTCTACAATTCCCATAGCTCTGAAAGAAGCTGCCCGTGAGCATAAATTAGACGGTAAGGTTCTTCTTGCCGGTTTCGGAGTAGGGTATTCATGGGGAGGAGCCGTTTTGACGGTCAATAGCAGGCGGTTGTAA
- a CDS encoding SDR family NAD(P)-dependent oxidoreductase, translating to MSNYNPFSLEGKTIFVTGASSGIGRAIAIECSRMGAKVVITGRNVQRLDETFSLLEGEGHSQFIADLTNMNDITDLVAKLPELDGIVNSAGIGISLPFQFCSFEKSYPVIDTNLVKPMELIYRILKLKKNNKRGFSLVFISSIAGIFVSYPGNSVYSAAKAGIVGLAKGLAIDLASKNIRVNSVCPGMIETSMADELAAKVSQEAIEADKMRYPLKRYGKPEEVAHAVIYLLSDASSWVTGSSLLIDGGFTLQ from the coding sequence CTATTTTTGTGACCGGTGCATCATCGGGCATCGGTAGAGCTATTGCCATTGAATGTTCAAGGATGGGTGCCAAAGTGGTTATTACAGGACGAAATGTCCAAAGGCTGGATGAAACCTTCTCATTATTGGAAGGTGAAGGACACAGCCAGTTTATTGCTGACCTCACGAATATGAATGATATCACAGATTTGGTAGCAAAACTTCCTGAATTGGACGGTATCGTTAATTCTGCAGGTATTGGAATATCGCTTCCCTTTCAGTTCTGCTCATTTGAGAAATCATATCCTGTGATAGATACTAACTTAGTGAAACCTATGGAGCTGATATATCGGATATTGAAACTTAAGAAGAACAATAAAAGAGGCTTTTCGCTTGTATTTATCAGTTCAATAGCTGGAATTTTCGTTTCTTATCCAGGAAATTCTGTTTATAGTGCGGCAAAAGCGGGAATTGTTGGTCTGGCAAAAGGTTTGGCTATAGATTTAGCTTCTAAAAATATTAGGGTAAATTCTGTCTGTCCCGGGATGATAGAAACTTCAATGGCGGATGAACTTGCTGCCAAAGTTTCACAAGAAGCCATTGAAGCCGATAAAATGCGTTATCCGTTAAAACGATACGGTAAACCTGAAGAGGTGGCACATGCTGTGATATATCTTTTATCGGATGCTTCGTCGTGGGTTACCGGATCATCTTTATTGATCGATGGCGGATTTACATTACAATAA